Proteins co-encoded in one Halorussus lipolyticus genomic window:
- a CDS encoding pyridoxamine 5'-phosphate oxidase family protein, which translates to MNKVEEEEASFEGTSDERMTEPTPETPDVRMESKASAEFLEGQGWGCLTLADGGEAYSVPLSFGYDGDSTLYFQVQTDDDSDKMAYLDATTTATFLVPEVQPPEWSSVIVRGAVEKVPDDEADEAYSAFADNAWFPACPWTNDKDPAEVEFYKLEADELTGRTSVAGQ; encoded by the coding sequence GTGAACAAAGTTGAGGAAGAGGAGGCAAGTTTCGAGGGGACGAGCGACGAGCGAATGACCGAACCGACGCCCGAGACACCCGACGTGCGGATGGAATCGAAGGCGTCGGCCGAGTTTCTGGAAGGGCAGGGCTGGGGGTGCCTGACGCTCGCCGACGGCGGGGAGGCCTACTCAGTTCCGTTGTCGTTCGGTTACGACGGGGATTCGACGCTCTACTTTCAGGTGCAGACCGACGACGACAGCGACAAGATGGCGTATCTCGACGCGACCACGACGGCGACGTTTCTCGTGCCGGAGGTCCAACCGCCGGAGTGGTCGAGCGTCATCGTCAGAGGAGCGGTCGAAAAAGTGCCGGACGACGAGGCCGACGAGGCCTATTCGGCGTTCGCGGACAACGCGTGGTTCCCGGCGTGTCCGTGGACGAACGACAAGGACCCGGCCGAGGTCGAATTCTACAAGCTAGAGGCCGACGAGTTGACCGGTCGGACCTCGGTGGCGGGCCAGTAA
- a CDS encoding PINc/VapC family ATPase, whose translation MNVLPDTSVVIDGRVSERVEDGDFEDATVLVPEAVVAELEAQANSGAESGWDGLSELQRLADLADEGTIELKYVGERPDADEKGRASEGEIDALIRELAVEHDAVFVTSDVVQSEVAEAKGIDVEYISPRTDDDSEIGRLSIEEYFDDKTMSVHLRAGVEPKAKRGDVGDMHYQQIRDDVTSEDDVREIAQEIIDGAKESNEGFIELDEPGMTIVQFRNYRIAIAEPPFADAWEITAVRPIVKTDMDDYEYADELKDRLLEHQRGVLISGSPGAGKSTFAQAVGEFLAENDFAVKTMEKPRDLQVGPEITQYTELGGQMAKTADSLLMVRPDYTIYDEVRKTDDFEVFADMRLAGVGMIGVVHATRAIDALQRLVGRVELGMIPQIVDTVVYIEAGKIEKVYDVTTEVKVPSGMQAEDLARPVIQVRDFETGRPEYEIYTFNRQVVTVPLNEGEQEESGVSKLAKQEIEREIQSVARGAVDVDVQGQNRATVYVTEDDISYVIGKGGGRIEDIENRLGIDIDVRTHDEKPQSASGASSGGAGGATGGSRGEVVTPDITSRHIVLPTEGHSGETVEVEADGEYLFTATVGRGGDIQVSRGSAIAEELERAIDREQQITVVRT comes from the coding sequence ATGAACGTCTTGCCGGACACGAGCGTCGTCATCGACGGCCGAGTCTCAGAGCGCGTCGAGGACGGCGACTTCGAGGACGCGACGGTCCTCGTCCCGGAGGCCGTCGTGGCCGAACTCGAAGCGCAGGCGAACAGCGGTGCCGAGAGCGGGTGGGACGGCCTCTCGGAGCTTCAGCGCCTCGCGGACCTCGCCGACGAGGGGACCATCGAACTGAAATACGTCGGCGAGCGCCCCGACGCCGACGAGAAGGGCCGGGCCAGCGAAGGTGAAATCGACGCCCTGATTCGGGAACTCGCGGTCGAACACGATGCCGTCTTCGTCACCAGCGACGTGGTGCAGAGCGAAGTCGCCGAGGCCAAGGGCATCGACGTCGAGTACATCTCGCCCCGGACCGACGACGACAGCGAAATCGGTCGCCTCTCCATCGAGGAGTACTTCGACGACAAGACCATGAGCGTCCACCTTCGGGCCGGCGTCGAACCGAAAGCCAAGCGCGGCGACGTGGGCGACATGCACTACCAGCAGATTCGGGACGACGTGACCAGCGAGGACGACGTTCGGGAAATCGCCCAAGAAATCATCGACGGTGCCAAAGAGAGCAACGAGGGCTTCATCGAGTTGGACGAACCGGGGATGACCATCGTCCAGTTCCGTAACTACCGCATCGCCATCGCGGAACCGCCGTTCGCCGACGCGTGGGAGATTACCGCGGTCCGACCCATCGTCAAGACCGATATGGACGACTACGAGTACGCCGACGAACTCAAAGACCGCCTGCTGGAACACCAGCGCGGCGTCCTCATCTCCGGGTCGCCCGGTGCCGGGAAGTCCACGTTCGCCCAAGCGGTCGGCGAGTTCCTCGCCGAGAACGACTTCGCGGTCAAGACGATGGAGAAGCCCCGCGACCTGCAGGTCGGTCCCGAAATCACCCAGTACACCGAGTTGGGCGGCCAGATGGCGAAGACCGCCGACTCCCTGCTGATGGTCCGGCCCGACTACACCATCTACGACGAGGTGCGCAAGACCGACGACTTCGAGGTCTTCGCCGACATGCGACTGGCCGGCGTCGGGATGATTGGCGTGGTCCACGCGACGCGGGCCATCGACGCGCTTCAGCGCCTCGTTGGCCGGGTCGAACTCGGCATGATTCCCCAAATCGTGGACACCGTGGTCTACATCGAGGCCGGGAAAATCGAGAAGGTCTACGACGTGACGACCGAAGTGAAGGTTCCGAGCGGGATGCAGGCCGAGGACCTCGCTCGGCCGGTCATCCAAGTGCGGGACTTCGAGACCGGTCGCCCCGAGTACGAAATCTACACCTTCAACCGGCAGGTCGTCACCGTGCCGCTCAACGAGGGCGAACAGGAGGAGAGCGGCGTCTCGAAGCTCGCAAAGCAGGAAATCGAGCGGGAAATCCAGTCGGTCGCCCGCGGTGCGGTGGACGTGGACGTGCAGGGCCAGAACCGCGCCACGGTCTACGTCACCGAGGACGACATCTCCTACGTCATCGGCAAGGGCGGCGGCCGAATCGAGGACATCGAGAACCGCCTCGGCATCGACATCGACGTGCGGACCCACGACGAGAAGCCACAGTCTGCCTCGGGCGCGAGTTCCGGCGGCGCTGGCGGCGCGACCGGCGGGTCCCGCGGCGAGGTCGTGACTCCCGACATCACCTCCCGGCACATCGTCCTCCCGACCGAGGGCCACTCGGGCGAGACTGTCGAGGTCGAGGCCGACGGCGAGTACCTCTTTACGGCGACGGTCGGCAGAGGCGGCGACATTCAGGTCTCGCGGGGCAGTGCGATTGCGGAGGAGCTAGAGCGAGCCATCGACCGCGAACAGCAGATTACGGTCGTTCGGACTTAG